DNA from Oryzisolibacter sp. LB2S:
GTAGGCCTCGAAGCCCGCCTCGGTGAAGGCATAGGCCATTTCCACATGCGAGTTCACGCCCTGCTCGCGCAGCACGGCGACCTTGGGGCGCGCGAGGTTCAGGAAGGGCGCGGCCACGTTCTCGAGCGGGTCGAAGGCCAGGCTCACATGCAGGCCGGGATTGGCCGGGTCGCCCATGGCGGCATGCTCGCTGTCGGCACAGACGGGGTTGTCGCGCTGCTGGCAGATCTTCCAGCTCACGGAGTCCCAGACCTGGTGCAGGTCGAACAGGCTGGCGCCAAAGATCTTCTTGGCGTCGCGCCAGATCTGCAGCTCGCCCTTGCCGGCGTCGATGGCCGAGGCCGCGGGGCGCGTCTTGCCAATGGTGTGGCTGCACTGGATGAGGCCATGGTCGCGCAGCGTCTGCATGACGGCGGCGCGGTCTGCCGTGCGGATCTGCAGCACCACGCCCAGTTCCTCGTTGAACAGCGCGGCCAGGGTCTGGGCGTCGCGCCGGCCGCTGACCTGGGCGCCCCAGTTCTTGCCCTCACCGCTGTCCATGCGGCTGTCGGCAATGCCGTCGCCCTCGGTGACGAGCATGTCCACGTTGAGCGCCACGCCCACCTGGCCGGCAAAGGCCATCTCGGCCACGGTGGCCAGCAGGCCCCCGTCGCCCTTGTCGTGGTAGGCCAGGATCAGCCCTTGTGCGCGCAGTGCGTTCACGGCATTGACGAGGGCGATGAGGTCCTTGGCGTCGTCGAGGTCGGGCGTCTCGTTGCCGCTCTGGCCCAGCACCTGGCCCAGGATGGAGCCGCCCATGCGCGCCTTGCCGCGGCCCAGGTCGATCAGCACCAGGGTGCTGTCCTCTTGCGTAGCGTCGAGCTGCGGCGTGAGCGTGCCGCGCACGTCCTGCAGCGTGGCAAAGGCGGTGACGATCAGGCTCACGGGCGAGGTGACCTTCTTGAGCGCCCCGCCCTCGCTCCACTGCGTGCGCATGGACAGGCTGTCCTTGCCCACGGGAATGGAAATGCCCAGGGCCGGGCACAGCTCCATGCCCACGGCCTTGACGGTGTCGTAGAGAGCGGCGTCCTCGCCGGGCTCGCCGCAGGCGGCCATCCAGTTGGCCGAGAGCTTCACGCGCGGCAGGTCGATGGGCGCGGCCAGCAGGTTGGTGATGGCCTCGGCCACGGCCATGCGGCCCGAGGCGGGCGCGTTGATGGCGGCCAGCGGCGTGCGCTCGCCCATGGCCATGGCCTCGCCTGCAAAGCCGCGGTAGTCGGCCAGGGTCACGGCCACGTCGGCCACGGGCACCTGCCAGGGGCCGACCATCTGGTCACGGTGCGTGAGGCCGCCCACCGCGCGGTCGCCGATGTTGATGAGAAAGCGCTTGGAGGCCACCGTGGGGTGGGCCAGCACATCGATCACGGCCTGCTGCAGCGCCACGCCGTCGAGCTGCATGGGCGCGAGCTCGCGGCCTACGCGCGTCACGTCGCGCTGCATCTTGGGCGGCTTGCCGAGCAGCACGTCCATGGGCATGTCCACGGGGTATTTCTGGTCGCCCGCGGCCACGGCCGTGTCCTCGAGCACCAGCCGGCGCTCCTCGGTGGCGATGCCGATCACGGCGAACGGGCAGCGCTCGCGCTCGCAGAAGGCCTTGAACTGCTCCAGCGAATCCGGCGCGATGGCCAGCACATAGCGCTCCTGGCTCTCGTTGGACCAGATCTCCTTGGGCGCCAGGCCCGATTCCTCGAGCTGCACGGCGCGCAGGTCAAAGCGCGCGCCGCGGCCCGCGTCGTTGGTCAGCTCGGGAAAGGCGTTGGACAGGCCGCCCGCGCCCACGTCGTGGATGGCGAGGATGGGGTTGTCCGCTCCTTGAGCCCAGCAATGGTTGATGACCTCCTGCGCGCGGCGCTCGATCTCGGGGTTGCCGCGCTGCACGGAGTCGAAGTCCAGCTCGGCCGCGTTCGTGCCCGTGGCCATGGAGCTGGCCGCGCCCCCGCCCATGCCGATGCGCATGCCCGGGCCACCGAGCTGGATCAGCAGCGTGCCCGCGGGGAACTCGATCTTCCTGGTGTGGCGGGCATCGATGGTGCCCAGGCCGCCCGCGATCATGATGGGCTTGTGGTAGCCGCGGGTGACGTCCCCCACCTGCTGCTCGTACTCGCGGAAATAGCCGCAGAGGTTGGGGCGGCCGAACTCGTTGTTGAACGCGGCGCCGCCCAGCGGCCCCTCGGTCATGATCTGCAGGGGGCTGGCGATGTGCTCGGGCCGGCCGACCTCGCTGCCCCAGAGTTTGGAGACGGTGAAGCCCGTCAGCCCGGCCTTGGGCTCGGAGCCGCGGCCCGTCGCGCCCTCGTCGCGGATCTCGCCGCCCGCGCCGGTGGCCGCGCCGGGGAAGGGTGAGATGGCCGTGGGGTGGTTGTGCGTCTCCACCTTCATCAGCACATGGTGGGTTCCACTTCGCTTTTGATAGCTGGGTGCGCTTACACCGCCTGCGCTGGAGTCGAATTTGGCATAAAACTGCTCGACGGCGCTGCCCTCCATGATGGAGGCGTTGTCGGCATAGGCGACGATGGTGTGCTGGGGCGAGCAGGCCTCGGTGTTGCGGATCATGCCGAACAGGCTCTTGTCCTGCGCCACGCCGTCGATGGTGAACTGGGCGTTGAAGATCTTGTGCCGGCAATGCTCGCTGTTGGCCTGGGCGAACATCATCAGCTCCACGTCCGTGGGGTTGCGCTTGAGGCCCGTGAAGGCGCTCACCAGATAGTCGATCTCGTCATCGGCCAGCGCCAGCCCCCAGGCCTTGTTGGCGGCCTCGAGCGCCGCGCGGCCACCGGCCAGCACATCGACGAAGGCCATGGGCTCGGCCTCAAGCTCGGTGAACAGGCGCTCGGCCTCGGCGCGCGTGGCGACCACCGATTCGGTCATGCGGTCGTGCAGCAGCGCCGCGATCTGCTGCAGCTGCTCGGCCGACAGCTCGGGCTTGCCGCCCAGCAGCCCGCCCTTGACGGCGACGCGGTATTCGGTGATGCGCTCGACGCGGCGCAGCGCCAGGCCGCAGTTGTGGGCAATGTCCGTGGCCTTGGAGGCCCAGGGCGAGACCGTGCCCAGGCGCGGCGTGACCAGCAGCGCCACGCCGTCATGGGGCCCCTCGTACGGGTCGCCATAGGAGAGCAGCGCGGCCAGGCGCTCGAGCGCGGCGGGCGTGGGCGCGTCATCCTGCGCCACCAGGTGCACATGGCGCGCGGCCAGGCCTTCGATCTTCGGGTGGATGGCCTGCAGCTGCGGCAGGAGTTGCTGGGCGCGGAAGTTGCTGAGGGCATTGCCGCCCTCCAGCTGGGTGATGTGCAAGGTCACGGTATGGCGGCCTGGAATGATGGGAGGAATGGGCTTGGCTGCCGCTGCGCGCGCATGGCCGCTGAATGGGGCCGCCGCACGCAAGGGCGCGTATGCGTGGTAACCCGGCATTTTAACGGCGCCCACCTTGACACGCCTGGCGACGCCTGCAAGGAACAGATGCGAATGGGATAATTTACGCCATGAGCAGTTTCACCATCAAAGACGCACAAGGCATTGCCGGCATGCGCGAGGCCTGCCGTCTGGCCTCCGAAGTGCTGGACTACATCACCCCCCACATCAAGCCCGGCATCACCACCCTCGAGATCGACCGCTTGGGCGCCGAGTGCATGGCCAGCCAAGGCACCGTTTCCGCCACCGTCGGCTACCAGCCCCCGGGCTACCCGCCCTACCCTGGCCACCTGTGCACCTCGGTCAACCATGTGGTGTGCCACGGCATTCCGAACGAAAAGCCGCTCAAGAAGGGCGACATCGTGAACGTGGACGTCACCGTCATCACCAAGGACGGCTGGTACGGCGACAACAGCCGCATGTATTTGATTGGTGAATGCTCGATCGCCGCCAAGCGCCTGTCGGCCCTGACCTACGACGCCATGTGGCTGGGCATTTTGCAGGTCAAGCCCGGCGCGCGCCTGGGCGACATCGGCCACGCCATACAGAAGTTTGCCGAGGGCCATGGCCTGTCGGTGGTGCGCGAGTTCTGCGGCCACGGCATAGGCCAGAAGTTCCATGAAGACCCGCAGGTGCTGCACTACGGCCGCCCCGGCACGGGCCAGGAACTGGTGCCCGGCATGACCTTCACCATCGAGCCCATGCTCAACCTGGGCAAGCGCGACATCAAGGAGTTGGGCAACGACGGCTGGACCATCATCACCAAGGACCGCAGCCTGTCCGCGCAGTGGGAGCACACGGTGCTGGTCACGGAGACGGGCTACGACGTGCTCACGCTGTCCGCGGGCTCGCCCGCCCTGCCCTCGTTCGTGAGCGCCACGACGACCTGAGCCCGCACTCACGCCGATGCGCATGGTTCTTGCTTGATCGGCTCCATGTCTTCACATCCCTCGACGCCCATCGCCACCGACGCCGCACCCCTGTCCGCATTGCGCGACGGCTATCAGCAGGACAAAGCCGCCCTGCTCGCCCGGCTGCAGGTCGGCGGTGCCTCCACGCGCGGCATACGCAGCCTGCTGCGCCGACTCTCCACGCTGACCGACCAGGTGCTGTGCCGGCTCTGGCGCCAGACCGGCCTGCACCAGAACTGTGCACTGGTCGCGGTGGGCGGCTATGGCCGGGCCGAGCTGTTCCCGCATTCGGACGTCGACGTGCTGCTGCTGCTGCCCGACGGCACGCTTGCCACGGAAGAGGCGACGCGCCAGCCGATCGAGGCCTTCATCGGCAGCTGCTGGGATGCGGGGCTGAGCATTGGCTCGAGCGTGCGCACCGTGAGCGAATGCCTGAGCGAGTCGGCCGCCGACGTGACCGTGCAGACGGCCCTGCTGGAGTCGCGCCTGCTGTGCGGCAACGCGGCGCTGTTCGACGCGTTTCGCCAGCGCTACGACGCGCAGATGGACGCACGCGCCTTCCTCGTCGCCAAGACGCTGGAGATGCGCCAGCGCCACACCAAGTACGAGGACACGCCCTACGCGCTGGAGCCCAACTGCAAGGAATCGCCCGGCGGCCTGCGCGACCTGCAGCTCATCCTGTGGGTGGCACGCGCCGCGGGCCTGGGGCGCAGCTGGCGCGAGCTGGCCGCCAGCGGCCTGGCCACGCCGTTCGAGGTGCAGCAGATCGAGCGCAACGAGGCATTGCTCTACCTGATACGCGCCCGCCTGCACCTGCTGGCCGGGCGGCGCGAGGACCGGCTGGTGTTCGACCTGCAGACCGCCGTGGCCGAAAGCTTTGGCTACCGCTCCACGCCGCCCGAGGGCCAGGGCCTGCCCATGCGCGCGAGCGAGACCTTGATGCGCCGCTACTACTGGGCGGCCAAGGCCGTGTCGCAGCTCAGCCAGATCCTGCTGCTGGGCCTGGAGGAGCGGCTCAACCCCAGCACGCAGGAGCTGCGCCCCATCAACGAGCGCTTCTACGACAAGGCCGGTCTCGTGGAAGTGGCCAGCGACGACCTGTACGAGCGCCACCCACACGCCATTCTGGAGACCTTTCTGCTCTACCAGAGCTCGCCTGCGCTCAAGAGCCTGTCGGCGCGCACGCTGCGCGCGCTGTACAACGCACGCGCGGTGATGGACGCGGGCTTTCGGCGCGACCCGGTCAACCGCGCGCTGTTCATGCAGATCCTGCGCCAGCCCTCGGGCATCACGCATGCCATGCGGCTCATGAACCAGACCTCGGTGCTGGGGCGCTATCTCTGGCCCTTCAGGCGCATCGTCGGACAGATGCAGCATGACCTGTTCCACGTCTACACCGTGGACCAGCACATCCTCATGGTGCTGCGCAACGTGCGGCGCTTCTTCCTGGCCGAACACGCCCATGAGTACCCGTTCTGCTCGCAGCTGGCCGCGGGCTGGGACAAGCCCTGGATCCTGTACCTGGCGGCGCTGTTCCATGACATAGGCAAGGGCCGCGGCGGCAACCATTCCGAGATCGGCGCCCAGGAGGTGCGGCGCTTTTGCCGCCAGCATGGCGTCAACGGCGACGACGCGCGCCTGGCCGAATTCCTGGTGCGCGAGCACCTGGCCATGAGCCAGGTGGCGCAGAAGCAGGACCTGTCCGACCCCGACGTCATCGCGGCCTTTGCGCGCCGCGTGGGCAATGAGCGCAACCTCACCGCGCTGTACCTGCTCACCGTGGCCGACATCCGCGGCACCTCGCCCAAGGTCTGGAACGCCTGGAAGGGCAAACTGCTCGAGGACCTGTACCGCGCCACGCTGCGCGTGCTGGGCGGCCGCGCGCCCGACCCCGCCGCCGAGATCGAGGCGCGCAAGCGCGAGGCGCTGATCCTGCTGGCCCTGAGCGCCCTGCCCCACGAGGCGCACAAGCGCCTGTGGGACACGCTGGACGTAAGCTACTTCATGCGCCACGAGGCGCCCGACATCGCCTGGCACACGCGCCACCTCTCGCGCCATGTGGGCAGCACCCGCGCCATCGTGCGCGCGCGCCTGTCGCTGGCCGGCGAGGGGCTGGAGGTGCTGGTCTACGCGCCCGACCGGGCCGACCTGTTCGCGCGCATCTGCGGCTACTTCGACCGCGCGGGCTTCTCCATCCTGGACGCGCGCGTGCACACGGCGCACAACGGCCATGCGCTGGACACCTTCCAGGTCGTGGCGACCAGCCAGCCCGGCGCCTACCGCGAGCTCATCCACCTGGTCGAAAACGACCTGCAGCAGGCCATCGAGGCCGAGGGACCGCTGCCCGAGCCCACACGCCGACGCGTCTCCCGACGCGTGAAAAGCTTCCCCATCGCACCGCGCATCACGCTGCGCCCTGACGAGAAGGCACAGCGCTGGCTCATCAGCATCTCGGCCAGCGACCGCGCCGGCCTGCTGTACATGGTGGCGCGCGTGCTCTCGCGCCACGGCCTGAGCGTGCAGCTGGCCAAGGTCAGCACCCTGGGCGAGCGCGTGGAGGACACCTTTCTGGTGCAGGGCCCCGAGCTGCAGAGCAATGTGCAGCAGATACGCATAGAGACCGAACTGCTCGAGGCCCTGGCCGATCAATAGTCCATCCACAAGTGCCCGGCAAGAAACAATCAAAAATCATAGCTGCTCGCGCTTTTCCAGAGGGCGCTGGAGGCATATTTCGCCTCAGGAATCCTCGGTTGCATCGAGGTTGGGGAACAGCACCTCGGTGAAGCCGAACCGCGTGAAGTCGCGCATGCGCATGGGATAGAGCATGCCCCACAGATGGTCGCATTCGTGCTGCACCACGCGCGCATGAAAGCCGCTCACGGTACGGTCAATGGGGGCACCACGCATGTCGAACCCGGTGTAGCGCACCGTCTGCCAGCGCGGCACCATGCCGCGCATGCCGGGCACGGACAGGCAGCCCTCCCAGTCGAGCTGCTCCTCCTCGCCCATGGGCGTGACCATCGGATTGATGAGCACCGTGCGCGGCACGATGGGCGCATCGGGGTAGCGCGGGTTGGGCGCATCGGAGCCAAACACCACCACCTGCAGATCCACGCCGATCTGCGGCGCCGCCAGACCCGCGCCGTTGGCGGCCTGCATGGTGTCGAGCAGGTCGGCCAGCAGGGCGCGCAGCTCGTCGGTATCGAATTCGGTCACGGGGCGGGCCACGCGCAGCAGGCGCGGGTCACCCATCTTCAAGATGGTGCGCTGGGTCATGTCGGTAAACGCTGGCGGCAATGGTGCGCCAAAGAGCTTGATGGCATCCGGGCCATGGAGCATACCCCCGCGCAAGACCGGCACAATAGCCAGCATGGCGCAGCCTCCCGAGCCCGTCCCACCCGTCCCCGAGCAGCCCCCGCTGCCCGCCGTGGCGCGCTGGCTGCTGCTGCTGTTCGCCGGCCTGTGCCTGGCCCTGGGGGTGATAGGCGTCATCGTGCCCGGCCTGCCCAGCACGGTGTTCGTCCTCATGGCCGGCTGGGCCGCGGCACGCAGCTCGCCGCGCCTGTACCGCTGGCTCTGGCACCACCGGCTCTTTGGCTCCATGCTGCGCAACTGGCACAACGGCGGCAGGGTCAGCCGCCACGCCAAGTGGAGCGCTTCGGGCCTGATGGCGCTGTGTGCCATCGTGCTGCTGCTGATCGACATCCCGCTCTGGGCCGCAGTCAGTGGCTGCGTGAGCATGGCCTGCGTGCTCACCTGGCTGTGGCTGCGCCCCGAACCCGAGCGATGAAGACTTGCAACGTCTGCGCGCCGCAAGATTTCCGGCCGCCCCAGGTTTTATGTATATAATCTAAGGCTTGTTCCCCGATAGCTCAGTCGGTAGAGCGACGGACTGTTAATCCGCAGGTCCCTGGTTCGAGCCCAGGTCGGGGAGCCACCGTACAGCCCTTGCAATTGCACAAGGGAACGTCAAGAAAACCGAACATTCCTCAATAGCTCAGTCGGTAGAGCGCCGGACTGTTAATCCGTAGGTCCCTGGTTCGAGCCCAGGTTGAGGAGCCACTCAAGGCCATCGCGATGCATGTCGCGATGGCCTTTTCCTTTTGGCCGTCGGCCCTTCTGTGTACGACGGCCCCAAACCCAGGTCGGTCAGCGCCGGATCTCCATGACCAGGTTGAACTGCGTCTCTGCGGCGCGCCGGAATCGGCTGAGGCCGGCCTTGCGAAACACCTCGGCCAGTCGCTCCGGCCCCGCCTGGGCCCCGAGGACGAGGCGCCCGCCCTCGGAGATCGCATGCGCGCAGCAGATCATTGTCGACGCGCCGTAGTACAGCCTGCCGACGGTCGTCAGGTTGTCTTCGACATGATCGCCGGCGTATGGCTCGACGAGCATCACCGAACCGTCGGGAGCAAGCATGTCTGCCGCGTGCTGCGCCGCGCCGACAGGGTCACCGAGGTCGTGCAGCGTGTCGAAAAAGCAGATCAAGCCGTAGCCATGGCCGGGATAGTCATTGGCACGCGCCACCTCAAAGTGCACTCGCCCGTCAAGACCCGCGGCGCGTGCGTGTTCGCGCGCTGCGGCGATGGAGGCCGCATGCGTGTCGAAGCCGTAGAAGCGCGAATTCGGGTAGGCCTCCGCCATCAGCAGGGTGGAATGGCCATGACCGCAGCCGATGTCGGCGACGGCGATACCGGCTTCGAGCCTTTCCACGGCGCCCTCGAGCGCGGGCAGCCAGTGCGGCACCAGGCTGGCCTTGTAGCCGTTGCGAAAGAACGCTGCGACGCCACATGCCATACGCTCGTCATGTTCTCCCCAGGCGACGCCGCGCCCGGTTCGGAATGCCTCCAGCGCCTTCTCCTCATCGGCCCACATCGACGCCGGCAACTCCCACGCATAGGGGATGTAGGCGGGACTTTCCTCGTCAGCAAGCACAAGCGCATGCTCGGGAGACAGCTCGTAGGCCTCGCCGCTCGCGTGGTAGTCGATGTAACCGCTCGCGGCCTGGGCATTGAGCCATTCACGCACGTAGCGCTCGGCGCAACCGCTACGGCGAGCAAGCTCCCGCGAAGTCATCGGTCCGGCGCCGGCAAGCGTGCGGTACAGCCCCAGCTTGCTGCCGAGGCCAACCATGACCCCCGTGTACGCCGAGGCGATGTCGCCGATCGCGCGCGCGGCAAAGTTTTCAAGTTTCGCAGTGTTGATGGTTTCGGTACTCATGGTGCTACTCTCAAGGTTGGTTTGGAGTAGCCCTATCGTCGTGAATCACGGCGCATTGGAGCAGTGGCGAAATGGCCCGAAATCGGTTCGTTCGTGCCAGCAGTGGATGCCTGGATCATGCCCTCACCCGACTCTTCACCCGCCCATGGCTCGGGCCCGACACCCCGACATGTCTCGCTCGTCGCATTGCCCGAAGCTGCGGTATCGACACTGGCCGGGCTGTTCGACGTGCTGCGCGCACCGGCCCTGCTGCGTCCACCCGACCCTTCCCTCGGAGACGGACTCTGTGTGCAGGTGGTCGGCCAAGCTGCCGGGCGGCTGACGCTGACCAGCGGCGTGCCGGTGGAAGTACAGCGCGCAATCGACACGATTGAAAAAACG
Protein-coding regions in this window:
- the def gene encoding peptide deformylase, translating into MTQRTILKMGDPRLLRVARPVTEFDTDELRALLADLLDTMQAANGAGLAAPQIGVDLQVVVFGSDAPNPRYPDAPIVPRTVLINPMVTPMGEEEQLDWEGCLSVPGMRGMVPRWQTVRYTGFDMRGAPIDRTVSGFHARVVQHECDHLWGMLYPMRMRDFTRFGFTEVLFPNLDATEDS
- the purL gene encoding phosphoribosylformylglycinamidine synthase, encoding MTLHITQLEGGNALSNFRAQQLLPQLQAIHPKIEGLAARHVHLVAQDDAPTPAALERLAALLSYGDPYEGPHDGVALLVTPRLGTVSPWASKATDIAHNCGLALRRVERITEYRVAVKGGLLGGKPELSAEQLQQIAALLHDRMTESVVATRAEAERLFTELEAEPMAFVDVLAGGRAALEAANKAWGLALADDEIDYLVSAFTGLKRNPTDVELMMFAQANSEHCRHKIFNAQFTIDGVAQDKSLFGMIRNTEACSPQHTIVAYADNASIMEGSAVEQFYAKFDSSAGGVSAPSYQKRSGTHHVLMKVETHNHPTAISPFPGAATGAGGEIRDEGATGRGSEPKAGLTGFTVSKLWGSEVGRPEHIASPLQIMTEGPLGGAAFNNEFGRPNLCGYFREYEQQVGDVTRGYHKPIMIAGGLGTIDARHTRKIEFPAGTLLIQLGGPGMRIGMGGGAASSMATGTNAAELDFDSVQRGNPEIERRAQEVINHCWAQGADNPILAIHDVGAGGLSNAFPELTNDAGRGARFDLRAVQLEESGLAPKEIWSNESQERYVLAIAPDSLEQFKAFCERERCPFAVIGIATEERRLVLEDTAVAAGDQKYPVDMPMDVLLGKPPKMQRDVTRVGRELAPMQLDGVALQQAVIDVLAHPTVASKRFLINIGDRAVGGLTHRDQMVGPWQVPVADVAVTLADYRGFAGEAMAMGERTPLAAINAPASGRMAVAEAITNLLAAPIDLPRVKLSANWMAACGEPGEDAALYDTVKAVGMELCPALGISIPVGKDSLSMRTQWSEGGALKKVTSPVSLIVTAFATLQDVRGTLTPQLDATQEDSTLVLIDLGRGKARMGGSILGQVLGQSGNETPDLDDAKDLIALVNAVNALRAQGLILAYHDKGDGGLLATVAEMAFAGQVGVALNVDMLVTEGDGIADSRMDSGEGKNWGAQVSGRRDAQTLAALFNEELGVVLQIRTADRAAVMQTLRDHGLIQCSHTIGKTRPAASAIDAGKGELQIWRDAKKIFGASLFDLHQVWDSVSWKICQQRDNPVCADSEHAAMGDPANPGLHVSLAFDPLENVAAPFLNLARPKVAVLREQGVNSHVEMAYAFTEAGFEAYDVHMTDLQAGRAHLADFAGVVACGGFSYGDTLGAGIGWARSITFNERLSEEFQRFFGRADTFALGVCNGCQMFAELADIIPGAEAWPRFTTNQSHRFEARLSMVEVLDSPSIFLAGMAGSRLPIVVSHGEGYANFARRGNAAAVVPAMRYVDNHGRATEQYPFNPNGSPGGLTAVTTKDGRFTAMMPHPERAFRNIQMSWTDLAATGGLEALSPWMRIWRNARRWVG
- a CDS encoding class I SAM-dependent methyltransferase; protein product: MSTETINTAKLENFAARAIGDIASAYTGVMVGLGSKLGLYRTLAGAGPMTSRELARRSGCAERYVREWLNAQAASGYIDYHASGEAYELSPEHALVLADEESPAYIPYAWELPASMWADEEKALEAFRTGRGVAWGEHDERMACGVAAFFRNGYKASLVPHWLPALEGAVERLEAGIAVADIGCGHGHSTLLMAEAYPNSRFYGFDTHAASIAAAREHARAAGLDGRVHFEVARANDYPGHGYGLICFFDTLHDLGDPVGAAQHAADMLAPDGSVMLVEPYAGDHVEDNLTTVGRLYYGASTMICCAHAISEGGRLVLGAQAGPERLAEVFRKAGLSRFRRAAETQFNLVMEIRR
- a CDS encoding YbaN family protein; the encoded protein is MAQPPEPVPPVPEQPPLPAVARWLLLLFAGLCLALGVIGVIVPGLPSTVFVLMAGWAAARSSPRLYRWLWHHRLFGSMLRNWHNGGRVSRHAKWSASGLMALCAIVLLLIDIPLWAAVSGCVSMACVLTWLWLRPEPER
- the map gene encoding type I methionyl aminopeptidase, coding for MSSFTIKDAQGIAGMREACRLASEVLDYITPHIKPGITTLEIDRLGAECMASQGTVSATVGYQPPGYPPYPGHLCTSVNHVVCHGIPNEKPLKKGDIVNVDVTVITKDGWYGDNSRMYLIGECSIAAKRLSALTYDAMWLGILQVKPGARLGDIGHAIQKFAEGHGLSVVREFCGHGIGQKFHEDPQVLHYGRPGTGQELVPGMTFTIEPMLNLGKRDIKELGNDGWTIITKDRSLSAQWEHTVLVTETGYDVLTLSAGSPALPSFVSATTT
- a CDS encoding [protein-PII] uridylyltransferase, encoding MSSHPSTPIATDAAPLSALRDGYQQDKAALLARLQVGGASTRGIRSLLRRLSTLTDQVLCRLWRQTGLHQNCALVAVGGYGRAELFPHSDVDVLLLLPDGTLATEEATRQPIEAFIGSCWDAGLSIGSSVRTVSECLSESAADVTVQTALLESRLLCGNAALFDAFRQRYDAQMDARAFLVAKTLEMRQRHTKYEDTPYALEPNCKESPGGLRDLQLILWVARAAGLGRSWRELAASGLATPFEVQQIERNEALLYLIRARLHLLAGRREDRLVFDLQTAVAESFGYRSTPPEGQGLPMRASETLMRRYYWAAKAVSQLSQILLLGLEERLNPSTQELRPINERFYDKAGLVEVASDDLYERHPHAILETFLLYQSSPALKSLSARTLRALYNARAVMDAGFRRDPVNRALFMQILRQPSGITHAMRLMNQTSVLGRYLWPFRRIVGQMQHDLFHVYTVDQHILMVLRNVRRFFLAEHAHEYPFCSQLAAGWDKPWILYLAALFHDIGKGRGGNHSEIGAQEVRRFCRQHGVNGDDARLAEFLVREHLAMSQVAQKQDLSDPDVIAAFARRVGNERNLTALYLLTVADIRGTSPKVWNAWKGKLLEDLYRATLRVLGGRAPDPAAEIEARKREALILLALSALPHEAHKRLWDTLDVSYFMRHEAPDIAWHTRHLSRHVGSTRAIVRARLSLAGEGLEVLVYAPDRADLFARICGYFDRAGFSILDARVHTAHNGHALDTFQVVATSQPGAYRELIHLVENDLQQAIEAEGPLPEPTRRRVSRRVKSFPIAPRITLRPDEKAQRWLISISASDRAGLLYMVARVLSRHGLSVQLAKVSTLGERVEDTFLVQGPELQSNVQQIRIETELLEALADQ